A genomic segment from Montipora foliosa isolate CH-2021 chromosome 9, ASM3666993v2, whole genome shotgun sequence encodes:
- the LOC137971287 gene encoding uncharacterized protein gives MRKNMIPGKSNDPGTGKCIVFVHLLNDFVMPCSVDPQKSLAEQILDMENVCGQFPKDKYFVHRGKTVVLDKPLQEQGIVGDCNIKVLLRLRGGGGKEGAAEREQSGNAPQTNETELQDLSTKLNNVTDGKPEDIEVEVRTLFSEINSLEDTYDKKKLLTKLTAVAIRGLQEDLQNLLKENGLSDMALQLVCDYTTKQTDLAKKLCEAQKYETMQDAFYVVLSEKLLPKLETLGALVSNDIEVEGQNSWIEKVIKRSPSLTKLRRMKYSELDNLITGATDGDRSVVENLFAEGTEIREQCQRYGIGLKTAEKLERKGVESASDMSKQQLLEIIEEAGKEEKHSTLKKMYFNESSERVTERKVQKEKIEQNKKRIKEAKGLAKEARKITQEASEKSEKALHEKMTEIAGKLSLPEGWDKQEKDDPNALLEQLNREINIASDSLAIPPYVTNEDIASAASGGLALYGILFDDNNIEGFSESPPFPLLKKPEYVEWLSPALGFQVRFFKSTEQQASTKFYKTAKSSGLSIAASVTGSGWGFHASASGAHSSESNQDTSTKKQRNTTRATVTQYISQPTKAFRIPLEDMELNYEARGHAKEVKDKESAENFLKMYGSHVPKGVHTLGGIFFRNLDVNTEREASVSEVMMAAGKQFDTEVSAGYSGFGVSIGGSVKTNSFEISGSTDASSTENVKFMSEMTVQVLGPPTTNPEMFSQLLQSNNATWYVIDRGDRAALVPVWELMADLKKQAEILKEVWNRIQEKRATEKADILEKERQEEMDKYTCPFYPIKGKKYTVEEELCIDLANEGVPDLATEVIVYATISMIQFDDLPDAESLRFRFVYPWSLPADDLAQF, from the exons ATGCG GAAAAACATGATTCCTGGAAAGTCAAATGATCCCGGCACTGGGAAGTGTATTGTGTTTGTACACCTGTTGAATGATTTTGTGATGCCCTGTTCAGTGGACCCTCAAAAG TCGCTTGCCGAACAGATTCTTGATATGGAAAACGTTTGTGGCCAGTTTCCAAAGGATAAGTATTTCGTGCACAGAGGGAAAACT GTCGTACTCGATAAACCATTACAAGAACAGGGTATTGTTGGTGATTGCAATATTAAGGTGCTACTTCGCTTgcgaggaggaggaggaaaagAAGGCGCTGCAGAACGAGAACAAAGCGGGAATGCTCcccaaacaaatgaaactgaacTACAAG ATCTTAGCACCAAACTCAACAACGTTACTGATGGCAAGCCAGAGGACATAGAAGTTGAAGTGAGAACCCTGTTTTCAGAAATTAATTCCCTGGAAGATACATATGACAAGAAAAAGCTTTTAACTAAATTGACCGCTGTGGCAATAAGAGGACTACAAGAAGACTTGCAAAATCTTCTTAAAGAAAATGGCCTAAGTGACATGGCTTTACAACTTGTCTGTGATTACACAACGAAGCAAACTGACCTTGCCAAAAAGCTTTGCGAGGCCCAGAAATATGAAACAATGCAAGATGCGTTTTACGTGGTGCTTTCTGAAAAACTTCTCCCAAAGCTTGAAACACTTGGCGCCCTTGTTTCTAACGATATTGAAGTCGAAGGTCAGAACAGCTGGATCGAAAAAGTTATCAAGAGAAGCCCCTCTCTAACTAAGCTTCGGAGAATGAAATATAGCGAGCTCGACAACTTAATAACAGGAGCAACTGATGGAGACCGTTCAGTTGTGGAGAATTTGTTTGCAGAAGGAACTGAAATCAGAGAGCAATGCCAGCGGTATGGCATTGGACTTAAAACCGCAGAAAAGCTTGAGAGAAAAGGCGTCGAATCGGCAAGCGACATGTCAAAACAGCAACTGCTAGAAATAATTGAAGAGGCAGGCAAGGAAGAAAAACACTcaactttaaagaaaatgtattttaaCGAGAGTAGCGAGCGTGTTACAGAAAGGAAGGTGCAAAAGGAGAAGATTGAGCAGAATAAGAAAAGAATTAAAGAGGCAAAGGGGCTTGCTAAAGAAGCGCGTAAAATTACCCAAGAAGCTTCTGAGAAAAGCGAGAAGGCGTTGCACGAGAAAATGACGGAAATTGCCGGCAAGTTGAGTCTACCAGAAGGATGGGACAAACAGGAAAAGGATGATCCAAATGCCCTTTTGGAGCAGCTAAATAGAGAGATCAACATTGCATCAGATTCTCTGGCAATACCGCCTTATGTCACAAATGAAGATATTGCTTCAGCGGCAAGCGGTGGACTGGCACTTTACGGTATCCTATTTGACGATAATAACATAGAAGGTTTCTCCGAAAGTCCACCTTTCCCGTTACTTAAGAAACCAGAATACGTGGAGTGGCTTAGCCCAGCTCTTGGATTTCAAGTACGTTTCTTCAAATCAACCGAACAGCAAGCATCGACCAAATTTTACAAAACGGCGAAATCTTCCGGTCTCAGCATAGCCGCTTCGGTAACAGGTAGTGGTTGGGGATTTCATGCTAGCGCATCTGGTGCCCATAGTAGTGAAAGCAACCAAGACACTTCAACAAAGAAGCAGAGAAACACAACTCGCGCAACTGTTACCCAGTACATTTCTCAACCAACCAAGGCTTTCCGCATCCCCCTGGAAGATATGGAGCTGAACTATGAAGCTAGAGGTCACGCGAAAGAGGTAAAGGACAAAGAAAGCGCcgagaattttttgaaaatgtatggaTCACACGTGCCAAAGGGCGTTCACACCTTGGGTGGAATATTCTTCCGAAACTTGGATGTGAACACTGAAAGAGAAGCAAGTGTATCAGAAGTAATGATGGCAGCAGGCAAGCAATTTGACACCGAGGTCTCAGCCGGTTACAGTGGTTTTGGAGTCTCTATTGGAGGCTCAGTGAAGACAAATTCATTCGAAATAAGTGGCTCTACTGATGCTTCATCCACCGAGAACGTGAAATTCATGTCAGAAATGACTGTGCAAGTGCTAGGACCACCAACTACAAACCCTGAAATGTTTAGTCAATTACTACAAAGCAACAATGCAACATGGTATGTGATTGATCGAGGAGATCGCGCTGCTCTTGTTCCAGTGTGGGAGCTGATGGCTgatctgaaaaaacaagcagAAATTCTTAAAGAAGTGTGGAACAGGATTCAGGAGAAAAGG GCCACGGAAAAAGCAGACATTCTTGAAAAGGAGCGTCAGGAGGAAATG
- the LOC137971444 gene encoding uncharacterized protein, which translates to MACNASNVGIGAVLFHRYEDGSERPIANASKTRNYSQIQKEALSIVFALRKFHHFLHGRKFILVTDHKPLLLLFGPAKATPQLVANRLLRWALTLRQYEYTVEYRKTSDHGNADALSRSPAGPDSCFDGEESKADTDCICSIKTIGLQPNPGDPTVLPKETAKDRVLATVVRYTREGWPLEKVREESNGTGDTAYTVEAFMKIRDSLSVSNGCHFYGTRVVIPVGWYSRMRIPITHVFYVFQSYHRLAGRGLCTFRLSAYPGTGKSNDFHIGGISGMVQVKWDWTSDRSPLSPGN; encoded by the coding sequence ATGGCCTGTAATGCTTCAAATGTTGGAATCGGGGCTGTACTTTTCCATCGTTACGAAGATGGCTCAGAGCGCCCAATTGCCAACGCTTCAAAGACTCGAAACTATAGCCAGATACAGAAAGAGGCATTATCAATTGTTTTTGCACTGAGAAAGTTCCACCATTTTCTCCACGGAAGGAAATTTATTCTTGTGACAGATCACAAACCTTTGCTCTTGCTGTTTGGTCCCGCAAAAGCAACTCCTCAATTAGTTGCTAATCGTCTTTTAAGATGGGCTTTGACGTTACGTCAGTACGAGTACACAGTAGAGTACAGGAAGACTTCTGATCATGGTAATGCAGATGCACTAAGTCGTTCGCCAGCTGGCCCCGACTCTTGTTTCGATGGAGAGGAAAGCAAGGCGGATACAGATTGCATTTGTTCAATCAAGACCATTGGTTTGCAGCCTAATCCGGGAGACCCAACGGTGCTTCCGAAAGAAACAGCAAAGGACCGGGTGTTGGCGACTGTAGTACGCTATACTCGAGAGGGTTGGCCTTTAGAAAAGGTTCGCGAGGAAAGCAATGGCACTGGGGACACGGCTTACACAGTAGAAGCATTCATGAAGATTCGCGATTCCCTGTCAGTGTCCAACGGGTGTCATTTCTACGGAACTCGTGTGGTGATACCAGTTGGTTGGTACTCACGGATGCGTATTCCAATTACCCATGTATTCTACGTCTTCCAAAGCTACCATCGACTTGCTGGAAGAGGACTTTGCACATTTCGGTTATCCGCATACCCTGGTACCGGAAAAAGCAACGACTTTCACATAGGAGGAATTTCAGGAATGGTGCAAGTCAAGTGGGATTGGACATCTGACAGGAGCCCCCTATCACCCGGCAACTAA